In Drosophila ananassae strain 14024-0371.13 chromosome 4 unlocalized genomic scaffold, ASM1763931v2 tig00000071, whole genome shotgun sequence, a genomic segment contains:
- the LOC123256968 gene encoding RING-H2 finger protein ATL58-like: protein MSVRRSPENSSRLAIESVQCSICNDTNAEIDFVETPCQHRFHRTCVTSWLLQNETCPNCRQPCLSSQLNDSTRRAQDTTLEVPRVQNGSNPNSRTGAVPRSRPNTRPTTRSTSTVSNNRPSTASQAQRSPRAGGSQRTTSISEEEIFVCFGTPEVLVSDNGTQFKSQDFAAFTSKHGIQHNFTGAYSPQSNAAERVNRKKRNFVLSNQAKHINAKLSPVGIKARVKEKRGQSLYLLEDINGKELGVFMQKTFGEVPFFSFHLLLLSGR, encoded by the coding sequence ATGTCAGTTCGGCGTAGTCCCGAAAATAGTTCAAGATTGGCCATTGAGTCGGTGCAATGCTCCATATGCAATGATACCAACGCCGAGATAGACTTTGTCGAAACCCCCTGTCAACACCGCTTTCATCGAACGTGCGTAACTTCCTGGTTACTGCAAAATGAAACGTGTCCAAATTGTCGACAACCATGCTTATCGTCGCAGCTCAATGATAGCACGCGAAGAGCGCAAGACACTACCCTAGAAGTTCCGAGAGTTCAAAACGGATCCAATCCAAACTCACGAACAGGCGCCGTTCCTAGAAGTCGTCCGAATACCAGACCGACAACAAGGTCAACCTCAACCGTATCCAATAATCGTCCGAGCACCGCCTCACAAGCGCAGCGTTCACCACGTGCTGGAGGTTCGCAGAGAACGACTAGCATTTCAGAAGAGGagatttttgtatgttttggaACCCCGGAGGTTTTGGTTAGCGATAATGGCACTCAGTTTAAAAGCCAGGACTTCGCAGCCTTTACATCCAAGCATGGAATCCAACATAATTTCACTGGTGCTTACTCTCCGCAATCCAACGCGGCGGAGCGCGTCAACCGTAAAAAGAGAAATTTCGTTCTAAGCAACCAGGCTAAGCATATCAACGCAAAATTGTCACCGGTGGGAATCAAGGCCAGAGTAAAGGAGAAGAGAGGGCAGTCGTTATATCTGCTCGAAGACATCAATGGAAAGGAGTTAGGAGTTTTCATGCAAAAGACCTTTGGTGAAGTACCCTTTTTCAGCTTTCATCTCCTTTTATTATCAGGTCGATAA
- the LOC123257843 gene encoding uncharacterized protein LOC123257843, which produces MDIEVGDVLEFCHATLLDVWMDSGRHSSALTEFVFGQIDQCTLSDDKRSEINKKIRSFEIFVTSNLQKCSRNMRTFREKHSQWLLKSLKIHLENHSEMENLKKGRPKLTYDEGGSRLKRKLAGEVALKNENDTQLLIHAASISARKSSEHSVAFLLANCNRSEAQATEAKRKLHTAEPIPLTINEALEFFIDNSLSKQLYKEIRQISKLHNCDIYPYYKKVLEAKLQLRPVGITATETFAKVALQDLLNHTASRIVLMQEELFANLETVSSLKLIVSYGFDGSSGQSMYKQRFECNEKDTSDQSLFVTTIIPLKLIDDAGSIFWNNRTPQSVRFCRPLKMEFAKETKDHILAEKNDLDRQIEHLIPFVLTILEERKITIAFDMHMTLIDGKVLNVLTGTISCQLCSICGAGPKQFMDTIDQNSFKPKPGHLQYGISPLHAWIRVFELLLKISYRLKFKKWQARLESDKRDMISKK; this is translated from the exons atggatATTGAAGTTGGAG ATGTGCTTGAATTCTGTCACGCCACGTTGCTGGACGTGTGGATGGACAGCGGGCGCCACTCTTCCGCGCTGACTGAATTTGTATTTGGTCAAATAGATCAATGTACACTAAGCGACGACAAAAGgagtgaaataaataaaaaaataagaagttttgaaatttttgttacGTCAAACCTGCAAAAGTGCAGTCGGAATATGCGAACATTCAGAGAAAAGCATTCACAGTGGCTATTAAAGTCTCTTAAAATACATTTGGAAAATCACTCGGAGATGGAAAATTTAAAGAAGGGAAGACCAAAACTGACTTATGATGAAGGAGGATCGCGCCTTAAAAGAAAACTTGCTGGTGAAGTAGCGCTTAAGAATGAAAATGatacgcaacttttgatacaCGCAGCTTCAATATCAGCAAGGAAATCAAGTGAACATAGTGTTGCATTTTTACTTGCAAATTGTAATAGGTCTGAAGCACAGGCAACTGAAGCTAAAAGAAAGCTTCATACAGCAGAACCAATACCTCTTACAATAAATGAGGCTTTGGAATTTTTCATAGACAATTCATTAAGCAAACAATTGTACAAAGAAATTCGTCAAATAAGCAAACTGCATAATTGCGACATATACCCCTACTACAAAAAAGTTCTGGAAGCTAAATTACAGTTGAGACCTGTGGGGATAACAGCGACAGAAACATTTGCAAAGGTTGCTTTACAGGATTTATTAAATCATACTGCGAGCCGAATTGTATTGATGCAGGAGGAACTATTTGCAAATTTGGAAACTGTGTCAAGCCTTAAATTAATTGTAAGTTACGGATTTGATGGATCATCTGGACAGAGTATGTACAAACAAAGATTTGAATGTAACGAAAAAGACACCTCAGATCAGTCGTTATTTGTTACTACCATTATACCTCTGAAGCTTATAGATGATGCAGGATCCATATTTTGGAATAACAGAACTCCGCAATCTGTAAGATTTTGTCGCCCTCTAAAAATGGAATTcgcaaaagaaacaaaagatCACATTCTTGCAGAGAAAAACGATTTGGACAGGCAAATAGAACATTTGATTCCCTTCGTATTAACCATTTTAGAGGAAAGGAAAATCACTATCGCATTTGATATGCATATGACACTTATAGACGGAAAAGTTTTAAACGTTTTAACGGGCACGATTTCCTGCCAATTATGTTCAATTTGTGGAGCAGGCCCAAAACAATTTATGGATACTATTGACCAGAATTCTTTTAAGCCGAAACCTGGACACCTTCAGTATGGAATAAGTCCACTACACGCGTGGATACGTGTTTTTGAATTACTCCTAAAAATATCTTATAGATTGAAGTTTAAAAAGTGGCAAGCACGACTCGAAAGTGACAAACGCGATATGATTTCTAAAAAATAA